A stretch of DNA from Catenulispora acidiphila DSM 44928:
CCCCGTGATCGTCTCCCCGGGCGGCGACTTGCGGATCTGGCTGTCTGTGGTTCTCGCCGTCGTCCCGGAAGGCGAACGGATCGGCCTCGCCGAGAAGGTAGCCGCCGCGATCACCGGTGCAGGACTGTGCCTGGAGTCCACGACGTTCCCGCAAGCACAAGACATCGCCCGGCGGATGGCGGAGGGCGAAACCCTGCAGGTCCGGCGTCAGTGAACCGTGGCGCCCGCCGTCTGGAAACCACCGTCCGCACCGTTGCCCGGCCTCGGGCACACCGCACGGCGCGCTGTGCCGGGACAGCGGGAACGGGGGCGGACGGTTCAGGACGCGGTCGGGCCGCGTTCAGGGCGGGGAAGTGCCCTGAACGCGGTCCGACAGCTGCGCGCGGCGGTCAGTGTGGGGCGACGCCGTCGGCATGGTCCTTGCAAGGATCGCCGCTCTCGAGATCCGTATGGAGCGTCATGATCGCGTTAGCGGGCAACCGCAGTTGCTCGGCCCAATCCGTCGTGTTGGCCAGGCGCACGACGGGAATCAGCTGCCCGTCGTGGGCGAGGATCAGCTCGGCGTCGACCGTCTCGGCGTCGGCGCGGCGCAGGCGGATGTAGACGTAACCGTCCCAGATCTTCGACACCTCGTCCTCGGTCGCCCAGCGCCCAATGAACCGTTTGAGGTGGCTGTCGACCTCGTCGATGGGGTTGTCGATCTCGGTGACCAGCACCACGGCCGCACCATCCGGGATGTCCGCGCCGATCGCGTACAGGTCGAGATCGGGCTCGCCGTCCGGTGCTGTCGGTTGTTCATCGGTCGTCATGGGTGGCGTTCCTCCATGGGGTAGCTCCGTCGCGGCGCGCGGGCGCGCCATCGTCCGCACGGTCGACGGCCGCGCGCAGCTCCATGGACGCAATGTTCCGCATAGACATCAAGTCTTTGCCGATATCTTCATGCCATCGTGGGTGATGCACGGACCTAGCGGTCGTTCGACAGATGTCGGAGCATGGTCGGACGCGGGCAAACAGGGCCCTGACCTGCCCGAGTTGACAGACGTGCCAGATCGAGCGTCCATGGACGCCGACCTCGGCAACGGCGAGACGCGAATCGCGCCGGGGACGCCCCGGCCGGGGCATGACCGACCTCCCTTCTGCACTGAGACGAGATCCGCCATGCCCAAGAAGATGACCACCGCCCCCGCGCCCGCCACGACGGACACGCCGCTGACCGCTGACGCCCCCGCCCTGACGCCTGCGGCGTCGACCGTGCTGAGCCTGCTGGACGCGCACGACGGGACGACAACCGTCGACCTGGTCGAGCGCACCGGGCTCGGGCGTTCGACCGTCACCAAGGCCCTGGTCGCGCTGCACGAAGCGGGCCTGGCCGTGCGCCAGGAAGGGGGCCACGAAGGCACCCGCCGGATCGCCGACCGCTGGTTCGCCGCCCCCGGCGCGACCGCTGACACCGCCGCCCCCGCCGACGCCGAAGGACAGGCCGACGACGACAGCGTCGCGGACCCCGCCGAAACGATGGACGGGGATGCGGAGGCGGACGACGCCGACGCGATCCCGGCGCCGCCGCACGACGCCGCCGAAGAAGACGCGACCACCACAACGCCTTCACAGTCCCTGGCGGCGGACATCGACGCCGCGCGGACCGAGCCCCTGTCGGACCAGCAGCCCGACGGCGCCGACGCCGACGCTGAGACCGAGACGGAGTCGGGCGCCGAGCCGGTCGAAGCCGAGCCTGACCTCGACCCTGCGGACGCCGAGGCCCAAGACGACGAACTTTCCGAGGCCGAGCCGACAACCCCCGACGACATCGAGCCCGAGACCGGGCCGGACACCGACGAAACAGCCGCCGAACCTGCCGACGGTCCGACCGAACACGCCGAGACCGGCGGCGACAGCCCTAACGCATCCGAGGCTTCCCAGAAAAGCGACTCGCCGTCCGACGCCGCCGACCAGGACACTGACGTGATCCGCGACACCGACACCGACGACGCCGCGCCCGCACCGGAGGCTGCGGAAGACGCGCCGTCCGCCCCGCGCCTGGGCAAGGGCGAGCTGCGCGCGCAGGTCGAGGAGCACCTGCGCGAACACCCCGACCGGGCTTGGACGCCCACCGCGATCTCGAAGGTCCTGAACCGGTCGGCAGGGGCCATCAACAACGCCTGCGTGAAGCTCAGCGAGTCTGGGGTGGTCACCGCCTTCACGGACAAGCCGATCCGCTTCCAGTGGAAGGACCAGCAGGGCGCCGACGCCTCCTGACCGACGCGGCGGAACGCCCCGACGGTGGGCGCGGGACACAGGTCCCGCGCCCACCGCTTCGCTTCTGGCGCGCCACGGCCCGCCCCTACGGGCGCGGGGTGAGCACGCGCAGCTTGGCCACGAATCGGTGCATGTGCGGGTCCAGCCCCGCCAGCTGCTCGTCCAGCACCTGGAGCGGGTCCACCCAGCGCATCCCGGCGAACTCGCGCTCGTCGGGGCGAAGCCGTGGATCGTCGCGGTCGACCGCGACCAAATGCCACAGGCTGACGTCGGTGTGC
This window harbors:
- a CDS encoding MarR family transcriptional regulator produces the protein MPKKMTTAPAPATTDTPLTADAPALTPAASTVLSLLDAHDGTTTVDLVERTGLGRSTVTKALVALHEAGLAVRQEGGHEGTRRIADRWFAAPGATADTAAPADAEGQADDDSVADPAETMDGDAEADDADAIPAPPHDAAEEDATTTTPSQSLAADIDAARTEPLSDQQPDGADADAETETESGAEPVEAEPDLDPADAEAQDDELSEAEPTTPDDIEPETGPDTDETAAEPADGPTEHAETGGDSPNASEASQKSDSPSDAADQDTDVIRDTDTDDAAPAPEAAEDAPSAPRLGKGELRAQVEEHLREHPDRAWTPTAISKVLNRSAGAINNACVKLSESGVVTAFTDKPIRFQWKDQQGADAS